A region from the Curtobacterium sp. MCBA15_012 genome encodes:
- a CDS encoding ParB/RepB/Spo0J family partition protein, protein MAPKRTGLGRGIGALIPTASDQQDRPVDVFFPTGGTPASAPSASGQTAEDLLAVPGARLANLNPLDVVPNAQQPRKEFREEELQELVHSIREIGLLQPIVVRPIAGATGTEPQYELIMGERRLRATKELGLTTIPAIVKDTPDDAMLRDALLENLHRAQLNPLEEASAYQQLLADFGITQEELGQRIGRSRPQITNTIRLLRLPSPVQRRVAAGVLSAGHARAILAAPDAEAMEYLAEKIVNEDLSVRAAEAIAQQLSTKTPAKPKAEPSKKQAHFNDVAERLGDRLNTRVKIAVGARKSSVTIDFANGDDLNRILGELGLGDVTG, encoded by the coding sequence ATGGCACCCAAGCGAACCGGCCTCGGACGAGGCATCGGCGCACTCATCCCGACCGCGAGTGACCAGCAGGACCGTCCCGTCGACGTGTTCTTCCCCACGGGAGGCACGCCGGCTTCGGCGCCCAGTGCTTCGGGGCAGACCGCAGAGGACCTGCTCGCGGTGCCCGGTGCACGCCTGGCGAACCTCAATCCGCTCGACGTCGTGCCGAACGCGCAGCAGCCGCGCAAGGAGTTCCGCGAGGAGGAGCTCCAGGAGCTCGTGCACTCAATCCGCGAGATCGGACTCCTGCAGCCGATCGTGGTGCGCCCCATCGCGGGTGCGACCGGTACCGAGCCCCAGTACGAGCTCATCATGGGCGAGCGCCGCCTCCGTGCGACGAAGGAACTCGGCCTGACGACCATCCCCGCGATCGTCAAGGACACCCCCGATGACGCGATGCTCCGCGACGCCCTCCTGGAGAACCTGCACCGTGCGCAGTTGAACCCGCTGGAGGAGGCATCGGCTTACCAGCAGCTGCTCGCGGACTTCGGCATCACCCAGGAGGAGCTCGGGCAGCGCATCGGCCGTTCACGTCCGCAGATCACCAACACGATCCGCCTGCTCCGCCTCCCCTCCCCCGTGCAGCGTCGAGTGGCGGCCGGTGTGCTGTCCGCGGGGCACGCTCGCGCGATCCTCGCTGCTCCGGACGCCGAGGCGATGGAGTACCTCGCCGAGAAGATCGTGAACGAGGACCTTTCGGTTCGTGCGGCTGAGGCCATCGCGCAACAGCTCAGCACGAAGACGCCGGCGAAGCCCAAGGCCGAGCCGTCGAAGAAGCAGGCCCACTTCAACGACGTCGCCGAGCGACTCGGCGACCGGCTGAACACGCGGGTGAAGATCGCCGTCGGTGCGCGCAAGAGCTCGGTGACGATCGACTTCGCGAACGGCGACGACCTGAACCGGATCCTCGGCGAGCTCGGCCTGGGCGACGTCACCGGCTGA